In Sandaracinaceae bacterium, one DNA window encodes the following:
- a CDS encoding PBP1A family penicillin-binding protein, with amino-acid sequence MKKGGAKKGGAKKGAKPGRLWKWTRRLGLLLLTLVLVAGLGLGGVFAYYGRDLPDVNALHDYHPPQVTRVLDRDGALLGESWQERRTVVPLERVPRVLVLSVLAAEDADFYRHEGLDYPGLIRAVARGLVSGGRFRGTSTITQQVIKNMLLSPERAVSRKIRELMLARRLEQEFTKDEILELYLNQVNFGHGRYGVQEASQYYFGVDVDQLSLAQASLIAGIPQSPTHLSPRTHPDAARRRQLFVLRQLEDKRAEYWPDLSVEDIEAARQAEVEIIPLPEREHRAPEVMAQARRMLREQVGAEAAARGGYTIHTTIDAALQDQARAALREGLEAIDGRQRLRVPLSAPRRERPLPDVESLRVGGTYDARVTGTDEEHGLVLLDVGGHRAAANVADLGRFNPEALPAAEIAEEGARVRVSIQQLPSEEDPEAPARARLELGPQGAVVVIDPRSRDVLALVGAYEESPGFDRATQAVRQPGSTFKPFVYGAALRTRRYTPASIVIDAPGVYEDWRPSNYETWSFEGHIRLRQALARSINQVAVRVMEDVTPPEVVSLAEQLGITTELEPTLALALGASDVRPIELVNAYATLPAGGRWAPTNVISRIVGPDGREVPLPERAAPRDAMSPAEAYVLTSMMTSVVRDGTARRARRLRRPVAGKTGTSNDVRDAWFVGFSPELAAGVWVGFDDRRPLGRRESGGRSALPIWIDVMRAALEERPRRDFAMPSGVVTATIDPASGLLAYEGQDDAIEEVFLEGTAPTETATPPDVLDSNSFLMNQFGADEAPSQEETGEDEEGEDGT; translated from the coding sequence GTGAAAAAGGGCGGCGCCAAGAAGGGCGGCGCCAAGAAGGGCGCCAAGCCCGGCCGGCTCTGGAAGTGGACCCGGCGCCTCGGGCTGCTCCTGCTCACCCTGGTCCTCGTGGCCGGGCTCGGGCTCGGCGGGGTCTTCGCGTACTACGGGCGCGATCTCCCGGACGTCAACGCGCTCCACGACTACCACCCGCCGCAGGTCACCCGCGTGCTCGACCGCGACGGCGCGCTGCTCGGCGAGAGCTGGCAGGAGCGCCGCACGGTGGTGCCCCTCGAGCGCGTCCCGCGGGTGCTCGTGCTCAGCGTGCTCGCGGCCGAGGACGCCGACTTCTACCGGCACGAGGGGCTCGACTACCCGGGCCTGATCCGCGCCGTGGCGCGCGGGCTCGTCAGCGGCGGCCGCTTCCGGGGCACGAGCACGATCACCCAGCAGGTGATCAAGAACATGCTGCTGTCGCCCGAGCGTGCCGTCTCGCGCAAGATCCGCGAGCTGATGCTCGCGCGCCGCCTGGAGCAGGAGTTCACCAAGGACGAGATCCTCGAGCTCTACCTCAACCAGGTGAACTTCGGGCACGGCCGCTACGGGGTGCAAGAAGCCTCGCAGTACTACTTCGGCGTCGACGTCGACCAGCTCTCGCTCGCGCAGGCCTCGCTCATCGCGGGCATCCCCCAGTCGCCGACGCACCTGTCCCCGCGCACGCACCCGGACGCGGCGCGGCGGCGGCAGCTCTTCGTGCTCCGGCAGCTCGAGGACAAGCGCGCCGAGTACTGGCCGGATCTGTCGGTCGAGGACATCGAGGCGGCGCGCCAGGCCGAGGTGGAGATCATCCCGCTGCCCGAGCGCGAGCACCGCGCGCCGGAGGTGATGGCCCAGGCGCGGCGCATGCTCCGCGAGCAGGTGGGCGCGGAGGCGGCGGCGCGCGGCGGCTACACCATCCACACCACCATCGACGCGGCGCTGCAGGACCAGGCGCGGGCCGCGCTCCGCGAGGGGCTCGAGGCGATCGACGGGCGGCAGCGGCTGCGGGTCCCCCTGTCGGCCCCGCGGCGCGAGCGCCCGCTGCCGGACGTGGAGAGCCTGCGGGTGGGCGGCACCTACGACGCGCGCGTCACCGGCACGGACGAGGAGCACGGCCTGGTGCTGCTCGACGTGGGCGGTCACCGCGCGGCGGCGAACGTGGCGGACCTGGGCCGCTTCAACCCGGAGGCGCTGCCGGCGGCAGAGATCGCGGAGGAGGGCGCGCGGGTGCGCGTGTCGATCCAGCAGCTCCCGAGCGAAGAGGATCCGGAGGCGCCCGCGCGCGCGCGGCTCGAGCTGGGACCGCAGGGCGCGGTGGTGGTGATCGACCCGCGGAGCCGCGACGTGCTCGCCCTGGTGGGCGCCTACGAGGAGAGCCCCGGCTTCGATCGCGCCACGCAGGCGGTGCGGCAGCCGGGCAGCACCTTCAAGCCCTTCGTCTACGGCGCGGCGCTCCGCACGCGTCGCTACACGCCCGCCTCGATCGTCATCGACGCGCCGGGGGTCTACGAGGACTGGCGGCCGAGCAACTACGAGACGTGGAGCTTCGAGGGGCACATCCGGCTGCGGCAGGCCCTCGCGCGCTCGATCAACCAGGTCGCGGTGCGGGTGATGGAGGACGTCACGCCGCCCGAGGTGGTGAGCCTGGCCGAGCAGCTCGGGATCACCACCGAGCTCGAGCCGACCCTGGCCCTCGCGCTCGGCGCCTCGGACGTGCGGCCCATCGAGCTCGTCAACGCCTACGCGACCCTGCCCGCGGGCGGGCGCTGGGCGCCGACGAACGTCATCTCGCGCATCGTCGGCCCCGACGGCCGCGAGGTGCCGCTGCCCGAGCGCGCGGCGCCGCGCGACGCGATGAGCCCGGCCGAGGCCTACGTGCTGACGAGCATGATGACGAGCGTGGTGCGGGACGGCACGGCGCGGCGCGCGCGGCGGCTGCGCCGGCCGGTGGCGGGCAAGACGGGCACGAGCAACGACGTGCGCGACGCGTGGTTCGTCGGCTTCTCGCCCGAGCTCGCGGCGGGGGTGTGGGTCGGCTTCGACGATCGGCGCCCGCTCGGGCGGCGCGAGAGCGGCGGGCGCTCGGCGCTGCCGATCTGGATCGACGTGATGCGGGCCGCGCTCGAGGAGCGGCCGCGGCGCGACTTCGCGATGCCGAGCGGCGTGGTGACGGCGACGATCGATCCGGCGAGCGGGCTCCTGGCCTACGAGGGACAGGACGACGCGATCGAGGAGGTGTTCCTCGAGGGCACGGCGCCGACCGAGACCGCGACCCCGCCCGACGTGCTCGACTCGAACAGCTTCCTGATGAACCAGTTCGGCGCGGACGAGGCGCCGAGCCAGGAGGAGACGGGCGAGGACGAAGAGGGTGAGGACGGGACGTGA
- a CDS encoding ATP-binding protein, with protein MSLRWRIIAFTLVVGTAPAGVLGYLFRERTLEDARVQQAERLDAITESARRRVLERRSAERRAIARLCEGDFVVDRLMLDLQADRFGPLEQDELVQRLPNLMRSMGLESLMLIDGRPGRPYGRVFAAGHFPGRAGADEGATARAVEEAGERWFVRDLHVRREGETHPTQSILTGCVAREGEARVIAVGGHVLDQDYVASLGADVPPVQLFLTDAEGTLPEGVGHGGPREDVHVFEDLRGQPAAMVVASVDDRALQQRLRELDQQLLYGLAIMVIVAFVLGLVIAFFMVRPLVELETAAARVASGDMSTTITIHSGGEVKKALQAFNHMTGELKHAQAKLIRAERIAAWRDIARRIAHEIKNPLMPIQTSIETMRKTHARQHPDFDEIFEESTVTILEEVERLKRIVTEFSRFARMPRPQPVELAVEDVARHTVGLHGGGPVAVELTIEDPLPKVRADREQLTQVLVNLVQNAADAAKARHGESGGRVDVVLSSADVGGDEGVRVEVVDNGPGIPPDEQAKIFEPYYTTKAGGTGLGLAIVHRIVSDHGGSIDVGDAAHEEGGAVFEILLTRRGPPIEASTTQTDAALPLIRKR; from the coding sequence ATGAGCCTGCGCTGGCGCATCATCGCGTTCACCCTCGTCGTCGGCACCGCGCCCGCGGGCGTGCTCGGCTACCTCTTCCGGGAGCGGACCCTCGAGGACGCGCGCGTGCAGCAGGCGGAGCGGCTCGACGCGATCACCGAGTCGGCGCGGCGGCGGGTGCTCGAGCGGCGGAGCGCGGAGCGGCGCGCCATCGCGCGCCTCTGCGAGGGCGACTTCGTGGTGGACCGGCTGATGCTCGATCTGCAGGCGGACCGCTTCGGCCCGCTGGAGCAGGACGAGCTGGTGCAGCGCCTGCCCAACCTCATGCGCTCGATGGGGCTCGAGAGCCTCATGCTGATCGACGGCCGGCCCGGCCGCCCCTACGGGCGCGTCTTCGCGGCGGGGCACTTCCCGGGGCGCGCGGGCGCGGACGAGGGCGCGACGGCGCGCGCGGTCGAGGAGGCGGGCGAGCGCTGGTTCGTGCGCGATCTGCACGTGCGGCGCGAAGGCGAGACCCACCCGACCCAGTCGATCCTGACCGGCTGCGTGGCGCGCGAGGGCGAGGCGCGCGTGATCGCGGTGGGCGGGCACGTGCTCGACCAGGACTACGTCGCGTCGCTCGGCGCCGACGTCCCGCCCGTGCAGCTCTTCTTGACCGACGCGGAGGGCACGCTCCCCGAGGGCGTCGGCCACGGGGGCCCGCGCGAGGACGTGCACGTGTTCGAGGATCTGCGCGGGCAGCCCGCGGCGATGGTGGTGGCCTCGGTGGACGACCGCGCGCTGCAGCAGCGGCTGCGGGAGCTCGACCAGCAGCTCCTCTACGGCCTGGCCATCATGGTCATCGTCGCGTTCGTGCTCGGGCTCGTGATCGCGTTCTTCATGGTGCGCCCCCTGGTCGAGCTCGAGACGGCGGCGGCGCGCGTCGCGTCCGGCGACATGTCGACCACCATCACCATCCACTCCGGGGGCGAGGTGAAGAAGGCGCTCCAGGCCTTCAACCACATGACGGGCGAGCTGAAGCACGCGCAGGCGAAGCTCATCCGCGCCGAGCGCATCGCGGCCTGGCGCGACATCGCGCGCCGCATCGCGCACGAGATCAAGAACCCGCTGATGCCGATCCAGACCTCGATCGAGACGATGCGCAAGACGCACGCGCGCCAGCACCCGGACTTCGACGAGATCTTCGAGGAGTCGACGGTGACCATCCTCGAGGAGGTCGAGCGGCTGAAGCGCATCGTGACCGAGTTCAGCCGCTTCGCGCGCATGCCGCGGCCGCAGCCGGTGGAGCTGGCGGTGGAGGACGTCGCGCGCCACACGGTGGGCCTGCACGGCGGCGGCCCGGTCGCGGTGGAGCTGACGATCGAGGATCCGCTGCCGAAGGTGCGCGCCGACCGGGAGCAGCTGACCCAGGTGCTCGTGAACCTCGTGCAGAACGCGGCCGACGCGGCGAAGGCGCGGCACGGCGAGAGCGGAGGCCGCGTGGACGTGGTGCTCTCCTCGGCCGACGTCGGCGGCGACGAGGGCGTGCGGGTGGAGGTGGTCGACAACGGCCCGGGCATCCCGCCCGACGAGCAGGCCAAGATCTTCGAGCCCTACTACACCACCAAGGCGGGCGGCACCGGGCTCGGCCTCGCGATCGTGCACCGCATCGTCAGCGACCACGGCGGCAGCATCGACGTCGGCGACGCGGCGCACGAGGAGGGCGGCGCGGTCTTCGAGATCCTGCTCACCCGCAGGGGCCCGCCCATCGAGGCCTCGACGACCCAGACCGACGCCGCGCTGCCCCTGATCCGCAAGCGCTGA